The DNA region GGTGTGATCAGTCTGGTTTGTTTCAATGAAGAACAGCGTCAGCAACTGCTGACTAACACCTCGCTTTATATGGGATATATTGAAGATATATCCAAAGTGTTTATTGCCACTAAACTGGAGGATATGTATTACAACAACCTGAAGAATACTGAAAATGTCATCCGGTTATTATCCAGCAAAATTACTGAAGGCGTTCTGGAAGTCGACGACAAAGGCAACTGCACACATATAAATGATGCCGCTAAAAAACAGTTAAAACTGAATAAGAGTGATAAGTTAAGCCTGATCAGTGTTCGTCCATTTGGTAAGCGACGAATAGCTAACCGGGAGTCTGAAGAGTTTATTATCAAGAACGGAACTGAGGAAATTCTATCGCCGGGAATTCTTATCCAGAATGGCAACGGCAAGTTACTGGTACTGACTCAAAATGATCGGGACCCTCACCAACCGTCAGTACCCGGCAAATGTCACAGTCGTATGGTAGGAGACTCCCTGCCCATGCAAAAACTGCAGGATAAAATTGTAAAGATCGCCAGCAGCCCTTCCAGTGTTCTGATCAATGGCGAAAGCGGTTCGGGTAAAGAAGTGGTCGCCCGGTTAATTCATGAAACCGGAGCCCGCCGTAAAAAACCGTTTATCGCTATCAACTGTGCAGCCATTCCTGAACATCTGCTGGAAAGTGAGCTTTTTGGCTATGCACGGGGCGCATTTACGGGAGCCGCTACTCAAGGCAAAGAAGGTCTGATAAAAAGCGCTGATGGCGGCACACTGTTCTTAGACGAAATTGGCGATATGCCACTCAACCTTCAGGCAAAATTACTCAGGGTTCTGGACCGCCGGGAAATTTCACCGGTGGGATCGTCCACGGTCAGTACTGTTAATATCCGGGTTATCTCGGCAACACACCAGAACCTTTCGACGCTGACTGAAAAAAAACTGTTCAGAGAAGATTTATATTACCGCCTTAACGTTATCCCACTGATTGTTCCCTCCCTGCGGGAAAGAAAAGACGACATTCCTCTGTTAGCCCGGTTTTTCCTGAAAAAACAGGCGAAAGAGATGGGGCTGCCTGTACCGGTTATCAGTGAAGACACTATGAACTGCCTGACTAGCCGGGACTGGCCCGGCAATGTCAGGGAACTGGCGAACACCATGGAGTATCTGATCAATATGGTCGAGCATGGAGGCGTTATTCTTCCTGATCTCCTGCCTGACCATTTTTGTCGATCAAACGACGGCTATCATTCAAATAAGTCAGACAGTACAGCCGTATCGACCTTCTCTGTCGAGAAAAACTCATCATCAATGAGCCTGGAAGAAATGGAGAAGCAACGCATTCAGGCTGCGCTCAAAAAATATGACCTGAAAAAAGGTAAACAAAAAGTTGCGGATGAACTGGGTATTGGTATTGCGACTCTCTACCGGAAAATAAAAAAATATCAGCTTGAAGAAGATGCTGCAACAAAATGACAGCATCTCCTGTTATGAAGGCACCGGGGAAAAATCAGTCTCCCATCGCAGTACCTTCACGACGAGGGTCAGACGCGCCCACCAGACGTCCGTCCCTAAACTGAATCGCCTGAAGACCGGAATTAAGATCCATAATCCGAACCTGATAGCCCATTTTTTCCAGGGGTACCTGTAAGGCTTCTGCGCCTGTACCCGCTTCCAGCTCATAAGTACCCGAACGATTCTGCAGATGAGGCGCATCAATCGCTGCCTGAACAGAGATACCCCATTCAAGATGCCGAATCAGTGTATTCGCGACATAACTGATAATACGAGCGCCGCCCGGTGATCCCAGAACCAGGTAAGGCTGGTCATTTTTCATCACAATAACCGGTGCCATGGAAGACCTGGGGCGCTTACCTGGCTCAACGCGGTTGGCGACAGGATAACCATTTTTGTGGCTGACAAATGAGAAATCTGTCAGTTCATTATTCAACAGAAAGCCATTGGTCATAACCCGGGAGCCAAAACCGTTTTCAATAGTGCTGGTCATCGAGACAATATTTCCGTTTTTATCCACAATCGAAATATGGGTCGTGGAAGGCAACTCAATAGACTGATCGTCGGCCTGAGTCACGGCATTGTCCCAGTCAGGCTGGCCAGCATGAACCTGCTCCAATGCTTTGCCTTTTGAAATCAGACCGGCTCGTTCAGCCAGGTACTTCTGATCCAGCAGACCCTGAGGCATAGGAACATAATCAGTATCCGCCATGTAGCGGTTACGATCCGCAAAAGCCAGGCGAGTCGCGTCGCCTATTACCTGCCATGCCTCAGGACTTTCTTTCTGCAAAGAGCCAAGGTCTGCCTGAACAGAAATACCCAGAATCTGTCCAACCGTTAACGTGCCGGAGCTGGGCGGTCCCATACCACAAACGCTGTATTGCCGGTACGGAGCACAAACGACAGGTCGTTCCTTTATGCGATAACTGGCTAAATCCACATGGGAAAGCAGTCCGGGATTATCTTCCAGCTCCTGTACCTTTTTAACAATCTGCGCGCCAATTTTTCCATGATAAAACGCATCCGCTCCCTGCTTTGCCAACAGGCCAAGTGCTCTGGCGTACTCAGGATTTTTCAGCACATCACCTTCAGCCAGAGGCTGACCATCCTCCCTGAAAAAATAACGCCGAGTATCCGGATAGCGCAGCAATCGATCCTTATCCTGCTGAATTGCACTGCCGAGACGCTGGGACACCACAAAACCGCTCTCTGCCAGTTCCTGTGCCGGTTTCAGCAACGATGGCCAGGGTTGTTTACCATATCGAGCATGGAGTTCAGACATCAGTTTCACGGTTCCCGGAGTGCCTACGGAACGTCCGCCAACAACGGCATCGAAAAACGCCAATGGCTTGCCATTCTTATCCTGAAACAACTCAGGCGTTGCTGCCGCAGGTGCGGTTTCACGGCCATCAAATGTGGTCAGTTCTTTTTTTTCAGCGTCGTAATAGACCAGAAAAGCACCGCCTCCCAAACCTGACGACTGTGGTTCAACCAACCCCAGTACAGTTTGCACAGCCACCATGGCATCAATGGCACTGCCACCGGTTTTCAGTACATCGAAACCTGCCTTCACGGCCAGAGGATTGGCGGCAGAAACCATAAATTTTTCCGCAACCACCTCGATTTTAGTCGTTAATCCACTGCTGCCTTCCGGTGCGATGCCTCCCCCGGAAACCAGAGAGGCATTAAGCCATACCGGCAATAATGCCACCACTGCAAATGACATTAACTGTCTATACACAGTTTTTATTCTTCTTTTATGCATTATTTTTTAACCTTTCACTCGTCCAAATCTGGCTGTTTTTGTTTATCCGTTTTGTTTTGATAGTCTTAAAACCACTTCCAGAACACCACCGGCAATAGCCCTGGCTTTATCCGTGGTGGTGGAATGATCCACCGATGCACCCCTTGGATCAACATCACCAATTTTGAAGTGTTCACTCACTTTCAGTCCCGGATTAATCATTCCACGCACCTTGCCGCTGATCTGAGTAATCACGGGTTCTGCGTATTCTCCCACCGTGGCAACGGTCTGGCCTTCACAAACCAGATCACCAATCTTCACCAGTGGTGTCACAACACCAGCACAGGGAGAGCGCAACACACGTTCAGTACCATAGCCACCAATCACGCCGGGCGTTCCCGTATTGGCCTTTGCCTCACCGGAATAAATAATACGCCCCAGATCATGACCACGACAGGTTTCAATAACGGCATCCACATCCTTACCGGCTGAAAAACCGGGACCCAGTGCCAGTGTCACCGGAGCCATCTCCCGGTGTGTCCCAAGGTTTCGTTTTGCCAGAATGGCATCAACCATGATGGCAGGCTTCAGTTGTCGTAACGATGCCGCCTCAGGGTCAGCCATGACCGCAATGTTCCGCTGTTCAGTAATCTTCAACGCATCGGCGACTGAACGGGCTTTGCGCCCGGTCACACCTTCAATCGTTATCATTTTATCGTCGTTTACCAGGGCCTGTGCAAAGGCAATATTGGTGCGAATAACAGTTGGCTCGGGCAACTCCAGCATAATCACGTTATAACCACTGTTGTGCAGCTTAAGTGCGACTCCGGTCGCCAGATCGCCAGCGCCACGAATCACTACCCGCTTTTTCAGACCTTCCGCCACCGTGTCGCCCATTGGAACGGGCTTTTTATGGCGACTGATGGCCAGTATTTCAGACATAATGCTGACGGCGATTTCCTCGGGCGTTTCTGCGCCAAGGTCCAGCCCCACCGGTGTGCGAACCTCATTAAAACGTTCGGGGAGAGATGCCACTTTCCAATGCTTTCGCTTTCAGCGTCTTCACTTTTTTGCGGCTCGCCAGCTGACCGATGTGTCTGGCCTCTGTCTTCAATACGGTCATCAACGCCTGGGTATCTTCATGGTTGGTCGCTATAACGACCTGTGTGTCAGGGGTAATGGTGGTTTTAACAATCGCTTCAGAAATCGTGTCACCGTCAACCAGCCGGGTAAATTTGGGAAAACGTTCAGCCGTTAAATTAGGTTTCCAGGAGTCAGCAACGGTAATGGCAAATCCCAGTCTGGCAGCGAGATGGGCCACGGCCTGGTTAACATGACCCGCACCAATCAGTAACAACTGTGGCTTAACATTGTGAACATCAATAAAAACCTTCATGGCTCCACCACAGTCCATCCCCATGGCATTTTTACCACTGCGAGACATACTGGCATCCACCATCCGTGACTGGCCGGTTTTTATGGCAGCAATGGCCTCTTCAATCACATGGCGCTCCACCATGCCACCACCCACAGTACCAAAGGTTTGACCACTGTCTTCTACAAGAAGTTGCGCATTATGCCGTGGAGCTGATCCACTGGTTTCAATGATGGACGCTATAGCGAAAGGTGTATGACTGTCTGATAATTCTGCCGCTCGTGAAAAAACATTATTGGTCATTATTTAATCCATAAAGAGTGGTATTTTTAATAGGTTCCAGCCATGGATAAGGCTGAGAGAAACTACTCAAAAGTGTCGTATGAATGGAAGGTGAGTGAGCAAGAACTTCTAACGCAAAGGCCCGGCCAGATTGCCGCTGTTTCTGAGAATCCAGCTGATTCAGCAACCATATTTTTTTGCAGGGCTTCTTTTCAGAAAGCGTCTGTTTTAAATGAGGCTCTTTAAATAAACCGGACGGTGAGTTAACAAGCGCTGACATCGCCCCGGGCTTAATTCTGTCGCCAGCCTTGAGACCGGTAACGGCTGAAAACCACTCCCTTCGATGCACAGTATCAGCCGATACCGGTGACTCAATGCCTTTCCAGCCTGTTACTCCAACCAGCACCTGATAACCGTCGGGTAACACGGGTTCTTTTTCGGAAGGCGCTTTCAGGGGAAGCCGATGGGAGCCGTCTGCTTCAATAAGAATATTGTCGTATAGATCGCGCTTAATCAGTTCTGCCGGAAGATCAGCCGGAATACCAGACAGTTTCTTAGGATTTTTACAGATCATTCCGGCAACAGTAATCGACGCGGGTTCAGGCTGGCTGGTATAAAGCTCTTCAGAATCTGTGCAGCAGATCACCCGGTTAACACTGCCTGCAAAACCATCAATATTCGGATGATAAATATGCGTTGTGGTAGATAGCAGCACAGTCCGGCCTGACTGTTGCAACAATCTGGCAAGATGTTGTAAAAAACAGGTTTTTCCGCCTGCACCGGTTGCGGCAATTATTCGGTCTTTATCTGGATCTATGCCCGGGATCATTACACACCCTACTAAACCAAAAAAGCTGAACCAAAAAAGCTGAGCCAAGAAGGTATAAAAAATTAATGAATACGAAACTGCACCAATGTGAATGTCTTATAGCGGCTGCCGGCTTGTCATCCCGGATGGGGCAATGGAAAGCCATGCTTCCTTTTGGTGAACCGGATCAAACCATTCTGGATTGCAGTATTGCCAATGCGTTAAATTGTGTCTCCCGGGTTATTCTCGTTACAGGCTACCGGGGTGAAGAACTGTTTGAACGGTATACAAATAATAAGCGGATTCAAATTGTTCATAACCCGGACTATAAAAAGGGTTTATTCAGCTCACTGCAGTCAGGTATACAACAGGCAACCTCTGATCATCTATTTATTACACATGGCGATATGCCATTTATTCCAGAGGAGGTTTTTATCAACCTTTTTGCTAACAAGGGTGATGATATTGTTTTCCCGGTTTACCAGGAAAAAGCCGGACATCCTGTGCTTTTGAATCGCCGCTATTATCAACACATCCTGAATGCGCCTGTTGAAAGCCGAATGAAATCTTTATTAACAGCATTACCCCATCGTTTTATTTCTGTAAACACTCACAGTGTTCATCTGGATATCGATACACCTCAGCAGTATCAATATCTTTGCAATAAAGCTCTTTAATTTTAGTGACATATATCAATAGTTAAGTATCGTTATCAGTTTTTGTCAGCGCCTGATTATCAGATTGATAGCGATCATTTAATGGTTATCAGGCAGTTATCATAATGACGAACATTCTCGTTTAACCAGAGTTTAAATGAAAATTATTACTATTTGCCAATAATAAACAGATAAATCAACTCTCATCATTATCCGTATTTTCCGAATTAAACTGAATTTAATAAGCGTTCTTTTTTTGCTTCAGGTCAATAACTTTCTCCTAATGCCACTCTGTTGATTTTTTCCGTTCCTCTCTGTGAATAATTGGTCTGATTCATGCATTACTGAGATCAGTGACACCGTTTGCACGGTAAAACATTATGAAAAAACAGACCGGCAACCATAAAGTCACCTGAAGAAAACATTAAACGGGCAATATTCAAGCCGTATAAGGAGAAGTCAATGGGCGATATTATGCGTCCCGTTCCGTTTCAGGAAATGCTGAATCGAATTCACGGGGAATATCAGAAAAACCAGTCCTTGTTTGGCATTAAAGTTGATCAGCTGTTCAGAAAGAAAAACAACCTCAGGGTCAGCGTCTGCTCTGAAACCGCCACTACCGCAGTAGGCCCGGCAGCAGGACCTCACACACAGCTGGCCCAGAACATTATTACCTCCTGGGTGGCAGGCGGTCGCTTTATCGAGCTGAAAACCGTTCAGATCATGGACACGCTGGAAATTGAAAAGCCCTGCATTGATCCCGACGACGAGTGTTACAACACAGAATGGTCCACTGAATATACCCTGCCCAAAGCGTATGACGAATACCTGAAGTCATGGATTATCCTGCATGTTCTGGAATCGCTATTTGATCCGGCCCTGGGCGACCAGCAGGAAAAAAGCTTTATCTTTAACATGAGCGTGGGTTATGACCTGAAAGGCATCAAAACCACTCGCATGCAGACCTTCATTGACGACATGATGGACTGCAGCAGCCACGAAAACTTTGTCGCTTATAAAGAATCCATCAAACAGTGGCTGCGTCAGCCCGAGGTGATGGCAACGTTCCAGCATAAAGGGCGTCTAGAGTCACTGGAACAACAGATTGACCAGATTTCGCCAAAGATCGTCCAGTCCGTCACTCTGTCCACCATGCATGGCTGTCCTCCCCACGAAATTGAAGCCATCTGCCAGTACATGCTGACAGTGAAGCGTATCGATACCTTTGTAAAACTTAACCCAACCCTGCTTGGCTACGAACGGGTTCGTGACATCCTTGATCAGCGTGGCTTTGATTACATCAGCCTGAGCGAAGAGTCCTTCAGTCACGACCTGCAAATGGCAGACGCGCTGCCTATGTTGCGTCGCCTGCGCGAGGTAGCCTCTGATAAAGGCCATCACTTTGGTGTCAAACTCTCCAATACACTGGGCTGTATAAACGACAAAGGACGTTTGCCTGGTGATGAAATGTACATGTCAGGCCGTGCGCTGTATCCACTGACCATCAACCTGGCTGCCATCATCGCCGACGAGTTTAACGGCCAGCTGCCCATGTCCTACTCCGGTGGTGCCTGGAAAGGCAACATCGCCAATATCTTTAACACCGGCATTCGCCCGATCACCATGGCCACCGAACTGTTGAAGCCCGGTGGTTATATGCGTCTGCGTGACTGTGCCAATGCCCTGGAAGAGTCAGGCACCTGGAACAAACAGGAAGTTGACGTACACGCATTGCAGCAGCTTGCCGAGAACGCACTGACAGAGGACGAGTACACAGAAAAAAGCTGGCATGAGTCACCCCGCAAGCAGGAAGACGTATCACCACGATTTGACTGCACCATTGCCCCCTGTAAAGAAACCTGCCCTATTGGACAGGATGTGCCTGAGTATATTCAGAATGTCGCCAGAGGTGACTATCAGGGCGCGCTCAAACTCATCTACGACAAAAACCCACTGCCTGGCATCACCAGCCATATCTGTGACCATCAGTGCATGTCCAGCTGTACCCGTAAGGATTACGAAGGCTCGATAAAGATTCGTGATATGAAGCGAATCGCCGTTGAACAGGGCTGGGAACAGTATGAATCCGAATGGGAAAAGCCCAAGCAGATATCACAGGCCCGCTGCGCTGTTATTGGCGCTGGTCCAAGTGGATTGTCTGCCGCTTATTTTCTGGCGCGGGCTGGTTTCCCGGTGGTGGTGTTTGAAAAAGAAAAAGACGCTGGCGGTATTATTCGTAACATTCTGCCAAACTTCCGTATTCCGACCGAAGTGATTCAGCAGGATATTGATTTTGTAAGGGCTCACGGCGTTCAGTTTGAATTTGGCTGTGACCCGGATATTAATGCGCCGATGCTGAAAAACGTGGGTGGTTTTGACTACGTCTTTATGGGAGTCGGTGCTGAAAAAGGCAATAACATGCCACTGGAAGGTGACCGCTCCCGACTGCTGCCATCACTGTCTTTCCTGAGAACCTTTAACAGCAAGCCGGAAACGATTTCTCTTGGTAAGAATGTCGCTGTTGTTGGTGGTGGTAATACCGCTATGGACAGTGCCAGGGCTGCCCTGAAGATACCCGGTGTTGAAAAAGTGTTTGTCTTCTATCGCCGGACTGAACACGAAATGCCCGCAGACCGGGAAGAGTACCACAACGCTGTGGCTGACGGGGCAGAGTTCCACTTCCTCACCAACCCTGAATCCATGACTGACGACGGTGAACTGACCTGTCGTGTGATGGAGCTGGGAGCAGAAGACACCAGTGGCCGCCGTCGTCCGGTTGCAACAGATGAGACCATGACGATGCCAATCGACACCGTGATCACAGCCATTGGCGAATCCGCCGACACCGAGCTGCTGAACAGCATGGGCTTACCCGTTGGCCGTGATGGCTGGACCATTGTTGATAAAACCACCTGTGAAACTGCTGTTTCCGGCATTTTCCTGATTGGTGACGCCCATACCGGGCCATCGACGGTTGTTCGCTGTATCAACGAAGCCAGAAAGGCAACGGATACGATCATCAGGCGCGAGTCAGCCCGGACTCATGCGGATACCAGCGTATTGTCGTCTGATTCCCAGACCATTCGCCAGCGCAGAGGGTTCATTCCCCTGACCAACGTTACCCGGGAAAATACTGAAGCCTTTGCCGCCCAGGAAGGGGAACGTTGCCTGGAGTGCAACCACATCTGTAACAAGTGTGTAGGTGTATGCCCTAACCGTGCCAATGTGGCACTGGACATTCCCGGCTTTAAGGAGCGTTACCAGGTTCTTCATCTGGATGCGTACTGCAACGAATGCGGCAACTGCGCCCGGTTCTGTAACTGGGACAGCAAGCCTTATAAGGAAAAGCTGACCATCTTCAGCCTGATGGAAGATTTCGAAAACAGCACCAATACCGGTTTCTTTGTAGATAACGAAGATGTCTGGGTACGCCATGAAGGAGAAGTACGCAAGCTGCATATTAATGTGCTGGGCGAAACCGGTGAGCTTCCGGATGAAATGGTCACCCTTGGTCGTGTG from Endozoicomonas sp. NE40 includes:
- a CDS encoding sigma-54 interaction domain-containing protein, with the protein product MKATSKLMSIQSTIARFVQILSRMINLDVEVIDNELVRIAGTGLYANNLGRPLTTGTNAFKWIITNRKEKIIKKSGEDPECLSCTRRVSCQEKAFLGIPVLFKNECLGVISLVCFNEEQRQQLLTNTSLYMGYIEDISKVFIATKLEDMYYNNLKNTENVIRLLSSKITEGVLEVDDKGNCTHINDAAKKQLKLNKSDKLSLISVRPFGKRRIANRESEEFIIKNGTEEILSPGILIQNGNGKLLVLTQNDRDPHQPSVPGKCHSRMVGDSLPMQKLQDKIVKIASSPSSVLINGESGSGKEVVARLIHETGARRKKPFIAINCAAIPEHLLESELFGYARGAFTGAATQGKEGLIKSADGGTLFLDEIGDMPLNLQAKLLRVLDRREISPVGSSTVSTVNIRVISATHQNLSTLTEKKLFREDLYYRLNVIPLIVPSLRERKDDIPLLARFFLKKQAKEMGLPVPVISEDTMNCLTSRDWPGNVRELANTMEYLINMVEHGGVILPDLLPDHFCRSNDGYHSNKSDSTAVSTFSVEKNSSSMSLEEMEKQRIQAALKKYDLKKGKQKVADELGIGIATLYRKIKKYQLEEDAATK
- the ggt gene encoding gamma-glutamyltransferase — translated: MYRQLMSFAVVALLPVWLNASLVSGGGIAPEGSSGLTTKIEVVAEKFMVSAANPLAVKAGFDVLKTGGSAIDAMVAVQTVLGLVEPQSSGLGGGAFLVYYDAEKKELTTFDGRETAPAAATPELFQDKNGKPLAFFDAVVGGRSVGTPGTVKLMSELHARYGKQPWPSLLKPAQELAESGFVVSQRLGSAIQQDKDRLLRYPDTRRYFFREDGQPLAEGDVLKNPEYARALGLLAKQGADAFYHGKIGAQIVKKVQELEDNPGLLSHVDLASYRIKERPVVCAPYRQYSVCGMGPPSSGTLTVGQILGISVQADLGSLQKESPEAWQVIGDATRLAFADRNRYMADTDYVPMPQGLLDQKYLAERAGLISKGKALEQVHAGQPDWDNAVTQADDQSIELPSTTHISIVDKNGNIVSMTSTIENGFGSRVMTNGFLLNNELTDFSFVSHKNGYPVANRVEPGKRPRSSMAPVIVMKNDQPYLVLGSPGGARIISYVANTLIRHLEWGISVQAAIDAPHLQNRSGTYELEAGTGAEALQVPLEKMGYQVRIMDLNSGLQAIQFRDGRLVGASDPRREGTAMGD
- the yqeB gene encoding selenium-dependent molybdenum cofactor biosynthesis protein YqeB gives rise to the protein MASLPERFNEVRTPVGLDLGAETPEEIAVSIMSEILAISRHKKPVPMGDTVAEGLKKRVVIRGAGDLATGVALKLHNSGYNVIMLELPEPTVIRTNIAFAQALVNDDKMITIEGVTGRKARSVADALKITEQRNIAVMADPEAASLRQLKPAIMVDAILAKRNLGTHREMAPVTLALGPGFSAGKDVDAVIETCRGHDLGRIIYSGEAKANTGTPGVIGGYGTERVLRSPCAGVVTPLVKIGDLVCEGQTVATVGEYAEPVITQISGKVRGMINPGLKVSEHFKIGDVDPRGASVDHSTTTDKARAIAGGVLEVVLRLSKQNG
- a CDS encoding XdhC family protein, with the protein product MTNNVFSRAAELSDSHTPFAIASIIETSGSAPRHNAQLLVEDSGQTFGTVGGGMVERHVIEEAIAAIKTGQSRMVDASMSRSGKNAMGMDCGGAMKVFIDVHNVKPQLLLIGAGHVNQAVAHLAARLGFAITVADSWKPNLTAERFPKFTRLVDGDTISEAIVKTTITPDTQVVIATNHEDTQALMTVLKTEARHIGQLASRKKVKTLKAKALESGISPRTF
- the yqeC gene encoding selenium cofactor biosynthesis protein YqeC — its product is MIPGIDPDKDRIIAATGAGGKTCFLQHLARLLQQSGRTVLLSTTTHIYHPNIDGFAGSVNRVICCTDSEELYTSQPEPASITVAGMICKNPKKLSGIPADLPAELIKRDLYDNILIEADGSHRLPLKAPSEKEPVLPDGYQVLVGVTGWKGIESPVSADTVHRREWFSAVTGLKAGDRIKPGAMSALVNSPSGLFKEPHLKQTLSEKKPCKKIWLLNQLDSQKQRQSGRAFALEVLAHSPSIHTTLLSSFSQPYPWLEPIKNTTLYGLNNDQ
- the mocA gene encoding molybdenum cofactor cytidylyltransferase; amino-acid sequence: MNTKLHQCECLIAAAGLSSRMGQWKAMLPFGEPDQTILDCSIANALNCVSRVILVTGYRGEELFERYTNNKRIQIVHNPDYKKGLFSSLQSGIQQATSDHLFITHGDMPFIPEEVFINLFANKGDDIVFPVYQEKAGHPVLLNRRYYQHILNAPVESRMKSLLTALPHRFISVNTHSVHLDIDTPQQYQYLCNKAL
- the ygfK gene encoding putative selenate reductase subunit YgfK; this encodes MGDIMRPVPFQEMLNRIHGEYQKNQSLFGIKVDQLFRKKNNLRVSVCSETATTAVGPAAGPHTQLAQNIITSWVAGGRFIELKTVQIMDTLEIEKPCIDPDDECYNTEWSTEYTLPKAYDEYLKSWIILHVLESLFDPALGDQQEKSFIFNMSVGYDLKGIKTTRMQTFIDDMMDCSSHENFVAYKESIKQWLRQPEVMATFQHKGRLESLEQQIDQISPKIVQSVTLSTMHGCPPHEIEAICQYMLTVKRIDTFVKLNPTLLGYERVRDILDQRGFDYISLSEESFSHDLQMADALPMLRRLREVASDKGHHFGVKLSNTLGCINDKGRLPGDEMYMSGRALYPLTINLAAIIADEFNGQLPMSYSGGAWKGNIANIFNTGIRPITMATELLKPGGYMRLRDCANALEESGTWNKQEVDVHALQQLAENALTEDEYTEKSWHESPRKQEDVSPRFDCTIAPCKETCPIGQDVPEYIQNVARGDYQGALKLIYDKNPLPGITSHICDHQCMSSCTRKDYEGSIKIRDMKRIAVEQGWEQYESEWEKPKQISQARCAVIGAGPSGLSAAYFLARAGFPVVVFEKEKDAGGIIRNILPNFRIPTEVIQQDIDFVRAHGVQFEFGCDPDINAPMLKNVGGFDYVFMGVGAEKGNNMPLEGDRSRLLPSLSFLRTFNSKPETISLGKNVAVVGGGNTAMDSARAALKIPGVEKVFVFYRRTEHEMPADREEYHNAVADGAEFHFLTNPESMTDDGELTCRVMELGAEDTSGRRRPVATDETMTMPIDTVITAIGESADTELLNSMGLPVGRDGWTIVDKTTCETAVSGIFLIGDAHTGPSTVVRCINEARKATDTIIRRESARTHADTSVLSSDSQTIRQRRGFIPLTNVTRENTEAFAAQEGERCLECNHICNKCVGVCPNRANVALDIPGFKERYQVLHLDAYCNECGNCARFCNWDSKPYKEKLTIFSLMEDFENSTNTGFFVDNEDVWVRHEGEVRKLHINVLGETGELPDEMVTLGRVIRHVYLRYPYLLGAVGH